One stretch of Candidatus Baltobacteraceae bacterium DNA includes these proteins:
- a CDS encoding alpha/beta hydrolase — translation MDGIQINAVVGGSGPPLLLLHGYPQSHVMWHKVAPVLAKHFTVAAADLRGYGDSDKPQSDKAHLVYSKRSTGNDQLAAMRSLGYERFAVAGHDRGGRVAHRMALDHPSAIERIAVLDIAPTREMFKPTTFEFAMAYYHWFFLAQPFDYPERLIGADPEYYVREKMRAWSRGLDEEIFTREALAEYIRCFKDPKTIHASCEDYRAAATIDIEHDDADGGKTVEAPLLALWGSKGVVNRLFDPIALWKQRASDVRGETLPSGHYLAEEVPKQTAERLLTFFKGQA, via the coding sequence GTGGACGGCATTCAGATCAACGCGGTCGTCGGCGGGAGTGGGCCGCCGCTTCTGCTTCTGCACGGCTATCCGCAGTCACACGTGATGTGGCACAAGGTTGCGCCCGTGCTTGCAAAGCACTTCACGGTCGCCGCTGCCGATCTTCGCGGATACGGCGACAGCGACAAACCGCAAAGTGACAAGGCGCATCTCGTTTATTCGAAGCGCTCGACCGGAAACGATCAACTAGCAGCGATGCGGTCGCTGGGTTACGAGCGCTTCGCCGTCGCCGGTCACGATCGCGGAGGACGTGTCGCACATCGCATGGCGCTCGATCATCCCTCTGCCATCGAGCGCATTGCGGTGCTCGACATTGCGCCGACGCGCGAGATGTTCAAGCCGACGACGTTCGAGTTTGCGATGGCGTACTATCACTGGTTTTTTCTCGCGCAGCCATTCGACTATCCGGAGCGCTTGATCGGCGCCGATCCCGAATATTACGTGCGCGAAAAGATGCGCGCATGGTCACGCGGTCTGGATGAAGAGATTTTCACACGCGAAGCGCTCGCCGAATACATTCGATGCTTCAAAGATCCGAAGACGATTCACGCAAGCTGCGAAGACTATCGTGCCGCTGCGACGATCGACATCGAACACGACGACGCCGATGGAGGGAAGACAGTTGAGGCGCCGTTGCTCGCGCTATGGGGCTCGAAAGGCGTCGTCAATCGCTTGTTCGATCCGATCGCGCTCTGGAAGCAGCGAGCAAGCGACGTTCGCGGCGAAACCTTACCTTCGGGACACTATCTTGCCGAAGAAGTTCCGAAGCAGACTGCGGAACGGCTGCTTACGTTCTTCAAGGGCCAAGCCTAA
- the groES gene encoding co-chaperone GroES, protein MGKPLGDRVVVEHVEQSDKSAGGVFLPDTAKEKPQEGKVIAVGAGRILDNGNKVPMDLKVGDRILYSKYSGSEVKIEGKEYLIISEKDVLLILSGVPARV, encoded by the coding sequence ATTGGTAAGCCTTTGGGCGATCGCGTAGTCGTCGAGCACGTTGAGCAGTCCGACAAATCGGCTGGCGGTGTGTTCCTGCCCGATACGGCCAAGGAGAAGCCCCAAGAGGGCAAAGTCATTGCCGTCGGTGCCGGGCGTATACTCGACAACGGCAACAAGGTCCCGATGGATTTGAAAGTCGGCGACCGCATTCTCTACTCAAAGTACTCAGGCTCCGAAGTCAAGATCGAGGGGAAAGAGTACCTCATCATCTCTGAAAAGGACGTGCTCTTAATTTTGAGCGGCGTCCCGGCGAGGGTGTAA
- a CDS encoding MFS transporter yields MKNNVLRFVFLMGIVNLFADMVYEGGRGEVGALLGSLGASGFVVGAVAGGGELAGYAVRSIAGAIADRTGKYWIEIWAGYIINQLCVPALALAGSWPAAAGLVIGERFGRGVRRPATSGLIAEAGRQLGRRGWTFGVNEAMDQTGATIGPLLLAVGITHSGIRLGYGVLFIPAICTLIALAVAQTASRGLTPSVGRSTLLKDRATFKRYAIGGALVAAGYVDFALIAFRFARDNVVSIPAISIWFAVAMGVAAIASYFLGSWLDKYGSNVVVISLIITAAASPLAFLGTGALAQAGVVFWGLGTAVQDTLLVALVARVIGEKRATAFGIYDTVFGVAWFAGSALMGYLVDRSILTLVAFSVIAQLAAIPFFAGARTQEPSLH; encoded by the coding sequence GTGAAAAACAACGTGCTGCGATTCGTCTTTCTGATGGGCATCGTCAACCTGTTTGCGGACATGGTGTACGAAGGGGGACGCGGCGAGGTCGGTGCGTTGCTGGGGTCACTCGGCGCGAGCGGGTTTGTAGTCGGCGCCGTCGCCGGGGGCGGCGAGCTCGCCGGCTACGCCGTGCGATCGATTGCGGGCGCGATCGCCGACCGCACGGGAAAATATTGGATCGAAATCTGGGCGGGCTACATCATCAATCAACTCTGCGTGCCGGCGCTGGCGCTCGCCGGAAGTTGGCCGGCTGCCGCAGGTCTCGTCATCGGCGAGCGTTTCGGTCGCGGCGTTCGCCGCCCGGCGACGAGCGGACTCATCGCGGAAGCCGGACGGCAGCTCGGCCGTCGTGGTTGGACCTTCGGCGTAAACGAAGCCATGGATCAAACCGGCGCAACGATCGGTCCGCTACTACTTGCGGTCGGCATTACGCACTCGGGAATACGTCTGGGCTACGGCGTTCTGTTCATTCCGGCGATTTGCACGCTAATTGCTCTTGCGGTCGCGCAAACCGCGAGCCGCGGACTGACGCCGAGCGTGGGACGTTCGACGCTGCTCAAAGATCGTGCGACGTTCAAACGCTATGCCATCGGCGGCGCACTTGTCGCCGCAGGTTACGTGGACTTCGCGTTGATCGCGTTTCGCTTCGCGCGGGATAACGTCGTGTCGATTCCGGCGATCTCGATCTGGTTTGCCGTCGCGATGGGTGTGGCCGCAATTGCCTCCTATTTTCTCGGCAGCTGGCTCGACAAGTACGGTTCGAACGTCGTCGTCATCTCGTTGATCATCACGGCTGCGGCCTCACCGCTTGCGTTTCTTGGGACCGGCGCGTTGGCGCAGGCCGGAGTCGTCTTTTGGGGACTGGGGACGGCGGTACAAGATACGTTGCTCGTCGCCCTCGTTGCGCGCGTGATCGGCGAGAAACGCGCGACCGCCTTTGGGATCTACGACACCGTCTTCGGCGTCGCGTGGTTTGCGGGAAGCGCGCTGATGGGTTATCTCGTCGATCGCTCGATCCTCACACTGGTCGCGTTCTCCGTCATCGCGCAGCTCGCGGCGATTCCGTTCTTCGCGGGCGCGCGCACTCAGGAGCCGAGCTTACACTGA
- a CDS encoding ABC transporter substrate-binding protein: MRQHLTRRDVLKLGASVTATLAAPLGRASAAEADVTLCGIFSQTGAYAVFGRDTDRGIKLALSEAGGKTLGHEIRYIIRDDQTNPGVGVQQVSDAIDHENAKYFVGVASSSVGLAIEQICGMKHAMFLTSVGADEVTGSACNPYTFRWAVPTYGAVRATMYPFIKRFPKAKRWYTITPSYVFGDSLLRNVRDVAKEHNLDVIGNAYHPLGATEYSSIVTAAIASKPDVIALLNFGGDAIKTIKTAQEFGVKNTAKLLYVWSGGLLDYQGIGPAAMDDLYVGCQYWHDATPETRKASEPYLKAYGEPMGYVGASAYIEAKLALSGMERAKSIDPLAAAKALQGYTYAGPTGRETIRGFDHQVIKPYYFLRGRAEKAMQNQWDFVETLGSASYPVPQSESQCKLGS, translated from the coding sequence ATGCGACAACATCTCACGCGGCGCGATGTGCTGAAGCTCGGAGCCAGCGTCACCGCAACGCTCGCGGCACCGCTCGGTCGCGCGAGCGCTGCAGAAGCGGACGTCACGCTTTGCGGCATCTTCTCGCAAACGGGAGCCTACGCCGTCTTCGGGCGCGATACCGACCGTGGGATAAAGCTCGCCCTTTCGGAAGCCGGCGGCAAGACGCTCGGTCACGAGATTCGTTACATCATCCGCGACGATCAAACGAATCCGGGTGTCGGCGTCCAACAAGTGAGTGACGCGATCGATCACGAGAACGCAAAGTACTTTGTCGGCGTCGCGTCCAGCTCGGTCGGGCTTGCAATCGAGCAAATCTGCGGAATGAAGCACGCGATGTTTCTGACGAGCGTCGGCGCCGATGAAGTCACAGGCAGTGCCTGCAATCCCTACACGTTCCGTTGGGCTGTTCCGACGTATGGCGCCGTTCGTGCCACGATGTATCCGTTCATCAAGCGCTTTCCAAAAGCCAAGCGCTGGTACACAATTACGCCGTCGTACGTTTTCGGCGATTCGCTGTTGCGCAACGTGCGCGACGTCGCAAAAGAACACAATCTCGACGTCATCGGAAATGCATATCATCCGCTGGGTGCGACCGAATACTCGTCGATCGTCACGGCTGCCATAGCGTCGAAACCCGACGTAATCGCGCTCCTCAACTTCGGCGGCGACGCAATCAAGACGATCAAGACGGCGCAAGAATTCGGCGTCAAGAACACTGCTAAACTTCTCTATGTGTGGAGCGGCGGTCTGCTCGATTATCAAGGCATCGGTCCGGCTGCGATGGATGATTTGTATGTCGGCTGCCAATACTGGCACGACGCAACGCCCGAGACGCGCAAGGCCAGCGAACCGTACCTAAAGGCCTACGGTGAGCCGATGGGCTACGTCGGTGCGAGCGCCTACATCGAGGCGAAGCTCGCACTTTCCGGCATGGAGCGCGCAAAGTCAATCGATCCGCTTGCGGCGGCGAAAGCGCTACAAGGCTACACCTACGCCGGTCCGACCGGCCGCGAAACGATCCGTGGATTCGATCACCAGGTCATCAAGCCATATTATTTCTTGCGAGGCAGAGCTGAGAAGGCGATGCAGAACCAGTGGGATTTCGTCGAAACGCTCGGCTCGGCGTCATATCCCGTCCCGCAGTCAGAGAGTCAGTGTAAGCTCGGCTCCTGA
- a CDS encoding ABC transporter ATP-binding protein → MLSARSLTKRFGGTVAVDGVDLDVRKGTLHAIIGPNGAGKTTLFNLLAGDMAPSSGAIAFEDREITRLDVRERSHLGIGRSFQRTNVFRNLSAFENVRIAAQSRTHASFGLWSSAKRLSAVTAKAHAVLAELGLEHLAERRAGELAGGDQRLLEIAIALATEPVLLLLDEPSQGLSGEDARALLARIRAFSAHYTIVLIEHNMHLVMELSDEITVMNFGSVLARGTPEQIRGDERVRAAYLGNRTP, encoded by the coding sequence ATGTTAAGCGCGCGTAGTCTCACCAAGCGGTTCGGTGGAACCGTTGCGGTTGACGGTGTCGACCTTGACGTGCGTAAGGGGACGCTTCACGCGATCATCGGTCCGAATGGTGCGGGAAAGACGACCCTCTTCAATCTTCTGGCAGGCGACATGGCGCCGAGCAGCGGCGCTATCGCGTTCGAAGATCGTGAGATCACGCGTCTTGACGTGCGCGAGCGCTCGCATCTCGGGATCGGACGAAGCTTTCAGCGCACCAACGTCTTTCGCAACTTGAGCGCCTTCGAGAACGTTCGCATCGCGGCCCAATCGCGGACGCACGCGAGCTTCGGACTCTGGTCTTCGGCGAAGCGCCTTTCGGCCGTCACCGCAAAAGCTCACGCCGTGCTCGCGGAGCTAGGCCTCGAGCATCTTGCGGAGCGCCGTGCGGGCGAGCTCGCGGGCGGCGACCAGCGATTGCTCGAAATTGCGATCGCGCTCGCAACCGAGCCGGTGTTGCTGCTGCTCGATGAGCCGTCGCAAGGGCTCTCCGGAGAGGACGCGCGCGCATTGCTCGCGCGAATTCGGGCGTTCTCGGCACATTACACGATCGTATTGATCGAACACAACATGCACCTGGTGATGGAACTTTCCGACGAGATCACCGTCATGAATTTCGGCAGCGTTCTGGCCCGTGGAACTCCGGAACAAATCCGCGGCGACGAGCGCGTTCGCGCGGCGTACTTGGGGAATCGGACGCCATGA
- a CDS encoding alpha/beta hydrolase, with amino-acid sequence MRVIGGGGVALHVVAEGNPDGPAILFIHGYCQSTFAWREQFSSDLARDFRLIAFDLRGHGESDKPGEGAAYAESQPWADDVAAVIAALELKNVTLVGWSYGGYVICDYLRFYGSDRVRAILLACALTVKGGEKARGFTGAQFAALFPALNSSDPEVLRPAMARFVDMCVADPARLPENDRVRLLAVGEQCPAVAREWMGRRKLDNDDVLKTLRIPVLCVHGTEDAIVTPASSQHNATVIPEARLSLYEGIGHTPFFEGSRRFNRELRELMT; translated from the coding sequence ATGCGCGTTATCGGCGGCGGCGGCGTCGCCCTGCATGTGGTCGCCGAAGGCAATCCGGACGGTCCCGCGATTCTCTTCATCCACGGCTACTGTCAGTCGACGTTCGCGTGGCGCGAGCAGTTTTCGAGCGATCTCGCACGCGACTTTCGTTTGATCGCCTTCGACCTGCGTGGGCACGGTGAATCCGATAAGCCCGGTGAGGGAGCCGCGTACGCGGAATCGCAGCCGTGGGCCGACGACGTCGCGGCAGTCATCGCGGCACTTGAGTTGAAGAACGTCACGCTGGTCGGATGGTCGTATGGCGGCTACGTCATCTGCGACTACCTGCGCTTCTACGGAAGCGATCGCGTTCGCGCGATTTTACTTGCGTGCGCCCTAACGGTGAAAGGCGGCGAGAAAGCTCGCGGCTTCACGGGCGCGCAATTCGCAGCGCTCTTTCCGGCGCTCAATTCATCCGATCCTGAAGTTCTTCGACCGGCGATGGCGCGCTTCGTCGACATGTGCGTCGCGGATCCGGCGCGCTTGCCGGAAAACGATCGCGTCCGGCTGCTCGCCGTTGGCGAGCAATGTCCCGCAGTGGCGCGTGAGTGGATGGGCCGCCGGAAACTCGACAACGACGACGTGCTGAAGACGCTGCGGATTCCGGTCTTGTGCGTGCACGGCACGGAAGACGCCATCGTAACGCCGGCGTCATCGCAACACAATGCCACCGTCATCCCGGAGGCACGGCTTTCGCTCTACGAAGGCATCGGGCACACACCGTTTTTTGAAGGTTCGAGACGCTTCAATCGCGAGCTGCGGGAACTCATGACGTGA
- a CDS encoding helix-turn-helix domain-containing GNAT family N-acetyltransferase produces MAAGDTRIAAVRGFNRFYTKKIGALRGSVLQSKFSLSEARVLYELAHRKTTTAVELSRDLGLDPGYLSRILQRFAARGLISRRRSSTDTRQTVLTLTPRGGEAFAPLARRQNAEVAAMLGEIPEGEQERAIAAMREIQTAFSAAAGSEPYIIREHQPGDIGWVISRHGALYAQEFGWDITFEAYVADTTARFIRELNPKRERCWIAERNGRNVACIFLFDKGDNVAQLRMLIVDPEARGLGIGHRLVDECIRFARQCRYAKMLLWTIDILSAARKIYKQAGFKLIESTKTRAFGHDHFDEWWELPLTK; encoded by the coding sequence ATGGCTGCCGGAGATACGAGGATAGCGGCGGTTCGGGGCTTCAACCGCTTCTACACCAAGAAGATCGGCGCTCTGCGTGGGAGCGTGCTGCAGAGCAAGTTTTCCCTGAGCGAGGCGCGCGTACTTTACGAGCTTGCCCACCGCAAGACTACGACCGCTGTCGAGCTGAGCCGCGATCTCGGGCTCGACCCGGGCTATCTCAGCCGGATTCTTCAGCGGTTCGCGGCCCGCGGTCTCATCAGCCGGCGCCGGTCGTCGACGGATACTCGCCAGACTGTGCTGACCCTGACGCCGCGCGGCGGTGAGGCCTTCGCGCCGCTCGCGCGGCGCCAGAACGCAGAGGTCGCAGCAATGCTCGGTGAGATTCCGGAGGGCGAACAAGAGCGCGCGATTGCAGCGATGCGCGAGATACAAACGGCATTTTCAGCCGCTGCAGGTTCGGAACCGTACATCATTCGCGAGCATCAACCAGGCGATATCGGTTGGGTAATCTCGCGGCACGGTGCGCTGTACGCGCAAGAGTTCGGGTGGGACATCACGTTCGAAGCCTATGTCGCCGACACGACCGCGCGATTCATACGCGAGTTGAACCCAAAACGCGAGCGCTGCTGGATCGCCGAGCGCAACGGGCGCAACGTCGCCTGCATTTTTCTCTTTGACAAAGGTGACAACGTCGCGCAGCTGCGCATGCTGATCGTCGATCCGGAAGCGCGCGGTCTCGGTATCGGACATCGTCTCGTCGACGAGTGCATTCGCTTCGCTCGCCAATGCCGTTACGCGAAGATGCTGCTCTGGACGATCGACATTTTATCCGCGGCTCGTAAGATCTACAAACAAGCCGGATTCAAATTGATCGAATCAACGAAAACGCGCGCTTTCGGACACGACCACTTCGACGAATGGTGGGAGCTGCCGCTCACGAAGTAG
- a CDS encoding ABC transporter ATP-binding protein, whose protein sequence is MSLVVRGVDAGYADLTVVRNLSLEVPDGSVVALLGRNGAGKSTTLKTIMGLVHPRSGEIAFDGTRIDHRTPHKINRLGIAYVPEERRVFSELTVDEHLRISQHTNTQWPAARIFELFPQLCALRSRRGRFLSGGEQQMLAIARALVTGPKLLLLDEPSQGLAPVIVDAVIDSVQRMRSEGLSILLVEQDVSIALHLASHVYILETGELVYAGGADELGTRADLQANYLGVG, encoded by the coding sequence ATGAGTCTCGTTGTGCGAGGTGTCGATGCCGGATACGCCGACCTAACCGTCGTGCGGAATCTGTCGCTTGAGGTACCGGATGGATCGGTCGTCGCGCTGCTGGGCCGCAACGGCGCCGGCAAGAGCACCACGCTCAAAACGATCATGGGACTCGTGCACCCGCGAAGCGGCGAAATTGCGTTCGACGGCACCCGCATCGACCACCGCACGCCGCACAAGATCAATCGCTTGGGCATTGCATACGTTCCCGAAGAACGCCGCGTTTTCTCGGAGCTCACCGTCGACGAACATCTCCGTATCTCGCAACACACGAACACGCAGTGGCCCGCCGCACGCATCTTCGAGCTCTTTCCGCAGCTGTGCGCATTGCGTTCCCGGCGCGGGCGCTTTCTCTCGGGCGGCGAGCAGCAAATGCTTGCGATCGCACGCGCGCTCGTAACGGGTCCGAAGCTACTGCTGCTCGACGAGCCATCGCAGGGACTTGCTCCGGTGATCGTCGACGCGGTCATCGACTCGGTTCAGCGAATGCGTTCCGAGGGCTTGAGCATCTTACTCGTCGAGCAGGACGTCTCCATCGCGCTGCACTTGGCGTCGCACGTCTACATTTTGGAGACCGGCGAGCTCGTTTACGCCGGAGGCGCCGATGAACTCGGAACACGCGCGGACCTGCAGGCGAACTATCTCGGCGTGGGATAA
- a CDS encoding dienelactone hydrolase family protein, which translates to MVPSVRSVILALAIAVSVAPPPVSAAQTEITVGVRKSMHATLVAPDGPGPYPGVLVLHTSGGLEDADLAFATRLAGEGYVCLVPAFMAAYGLSAQSRDEAFTRDGDAIYADLVSALDTLQNNPKVQGSKIAAIGFSAGGYFAVWLALTNKVQAAVGYYGAYSGAGTDKELTHFERLANASSAPILILHGSDDRTVPVHAALRLASILENVKTPYQIKIYPNAGHLFDRADAARPAGGYMRSGRGPARGGTDAGDSDANIDAWTRTMDFLRTYVSAR; encoded by the coding sequence ATGGTGCCTTCGGTCCGGAGCGTTATTCTTGCGCTCGCAATCGCCGTAAGCGTTGCCCCTCCGCCGGTATCTGCCGCACAGACAGAAATCACGGTTGGCGTCCGAAAGAGCATGCACGCAACGCTCGTGGCACCAGACGGACCTGGACCTTATCCGGGCGTGTTGGTCCTTCACACCAGCGGTGGATTAGAAGACGCCGATCTCGCATTCGCGACCAGACTCGCCGGCGAGGGATACGTTTGTCTCGTTCCGGCGTTCATGGCGGCATATGGTCTAAGCGCGCAATCGCGGGATGAAGCGTTCACGCGCGACGGAGATGCAATCTACGCCGATCTCGTCTCAGCGCTCGACACGCTTCAAAACAATCCCAAGGTGCAGGGTTCGAAGATTGCTGCGATCGGTTTTTCTGCCGGTGGGTATTTCGCGGTTTGGCTGGCGCTGACGAACAAGGTGCAGGCCGCAGTGGGATACTATGGGGCGTACTCCGGTGCCGGAACGGATAAGGAGTTGACGCACTTCGAACGGCTCGCGAATGCTTCAAGCGCTCCGATTCTGATCTTGCACGGCTCGGATGATAGAACGGTTCCCGTTCACGCCGCGCTCCGGCTGGCCAGCATTCTCGAAAACGTTAAGACGCCATACCAGATCAAGATATACCCGAATGCGGGTCATCTCTTCGACCGCGCCGACGCCGCCCGGCCGGCCGGCGGCTACATGCGGAGCGGACGCGGACCCGCACGCGGAGGCACCGACGCCGGCGATTCCGACGCGAACATTGATGCATGGACGCGCACGATGGATTTTCTTCGCACGTACGTCAGCGCTCGGTAA
- a CDS encoding helix-turn-helix transcriptional regulator — protein sequence MPKAPHRALLTDFLKSRRARLRPDDVGLLIDDARGRRTPGLRRAEVARLAGISTEWYTLFEMGRDRAMTQRIIEPVAKALRLNRVERDYVYTLVRGEPPPPRGVRPIHPSLEYSLKNTREAAVLVYDPWLTRVRANGVAEKVFLHGNEEWLARNVVWRTFKDDALRGLMGPGWEEHTRRNLGLFRRSLARDPESPAARLVLDALRGQSEFERLWGAHDVSSFDELNQENLTKPYIITHPAYGSLAVHAIVFPVAGWPGAHTRYLTPADDATLAAFRDAGGGS from the coding sequence ATGCCCAAAGCGCCGCACCGTGCGCTGCTGACCGATTTTCTGAAGTCGCGGCGCGCGCGTTTGAGGCCGGATGACGTTGGCTTGCTGATCGACGATGCGCGGGGGAGACGGACACCTGGGCTACGGCGCGCCGAGGTGGCGCGCCTCGCCGGCATCAGCACCGAGTGGTACACGCTATTCGAAATGGGACGCGATCGCGCCATGACGCAACGCATCATCGAACCGGTCGCAAAAGCGTTGCGATTGAATCGCGTCGAGCGCGATTACGTCTACACGCTCGTACGCGGCGAACCGCCGCCACCACGAGGTGTTCGCCCCATTCATCCATCCCTCGAGTACTCGCTCAAGAACACGCGAGAAGCCGCAGTGCTCGTGTACGATCCGTGGCTGACGCGCGTTCGCGCCAACGGTGTCGCCGAAAAAGTGTTCTTACACGGCAATGAGGAGTGGCTCGCGCGCAACGTCGTCTGGCGCACGTTCAAAGACGATGCATTGCGCGGCCTGATGGGTCCCGGTTGGGAAGAGCACACGCGCCGAAATCTCGGACTTTTCCGCCGATCGCTCGCGCGCGATCCGGAAAGTCCGGCCGCACGGCTCGTGTTAGATGCGCTGCGTGGTCAGTCGGAATTCGAGCGTCTTTGGGGCGCGCACGACGTGTCGTCGTTTGATGAGCTCAATCAGGAGAACTTGACGAAGCCATACATCATCACGCATCCCGCCTACGGTTCGCTCGCCGTCCACGCGATTGTCTTTCCGGTCGCCGGATGGCCCGGAGCGCACACGCGCTATCTTACGCCGGCAGATGATGCGACGCTCGCAGCGTTTCGTGACGCGGGCGGCGGTTCTTAG
- the groL gene encoding chaperonin GroEL (60 kDa chaperone family; promotes refolding of misfolded polypeptides especially under stressful conditions; forms two stacked rings of heptamers to form a barrel-shaped 14mer; ends can be capped by GroES; misfolded proteins enter the barrel where they are refolded when GroES binds) has product MAAKELIFDESARRALERGANILADAVRVTLGPKGRNVVLDKKFGSPTITNDGVTIAKEIELPNTFENMGAQLVKEVASKTNDIAGDGTTTATVLAQAIIREGLRNVTAGSNPLQIKKGIDEAVELTVKEMEKLVQKVDTREKIANVASISANDKEIGELIATAMEKVGKDGVITVEESKSMKTEVETKDGMQFDKGYISPYMVTDSERMEATLSDPYLLITERKITAIADILPLLEKIVQVQKPLVIIAEDVEGEALATLVVNKLRGTFTSVAVKAPGFGDRRKEMLKDIATLTGGTVVSEELGLKLDKVTPDLLGQAKTVKITKEETTIVDGAGKSDAIKGRIEMIKRQIDETDSDFDREKLQERLAKLSGGVAVIQVGAATETELKEKKHRIEDALSATRAAVQEGMIPGGGASLIHALKELDKKVATLSGGEQRIGFDIIRRALEEPTRQIAENAGFEGSVEVNRVKQAKAPMGFDAMSGEIVDMFKQGIVEPFKVTRSALQNAASIGSLILTTETLIADKPEPKKDAGGPPGGGMGGYDGMM; this is encoded by the coding sequence ATGGCAGCTAAGGAACTCATATTTGATGAGAGCGCGCGTCGCGCGCTCGAGCGCGGCGCGAACATTCTCGCCGACGCGGTCCGCGTAACCCTCGGACCCAAAGGACGCAACGTCGTCCTCGACAAGAAGTTCGGTTCTCCGACGATCACCAACGACGGTGTGACGATCGCCAAGGAGATCGAGCTTCCTAACACATTTGAGAACATGGGCGCACAGCTCGTCAAAGAAGTGGCGTCCAAGACGAACGACATCGCCGGCGACGGAACGACGACCGCAACGGTGCTCGCGCAAGCGATCATCCGCGAGGGTCTGCGCAACGTCACCGCCGGTTCGAACCCTCTCCAAATCAAGAAGGGTATCGACGAAGCGGTTGAGCTGACCGTCAAAGAGATGGAAAAGCTCGTTCAAAAGGTCGACACGCGCGAGAAGATCGCCAACGTCGCGTCGATTTCGGCGAACGACAAAGAGATCGGCGAACTGATCGCAACCGCGATGGAGAAAGTCGGCAAAGACGGCGTCATCACGGTTGAAGAGTCGAAGTCCATGAAGACCGAAGTCGAGACCAAAGACGGCATGCAGTTCGACAAGGGCTACATCTCGCCGTACATGGTCACGGACTCGGAGCGGATGGAAGCGACGCTGAGCGATCCGTACCTTCTGATCACGGAGCGCAAGATCACGGCAATCGCCGACATCCTGCCGCTGCTCGAGAAGATCGTGCAAGTTCAGAAGCCGCTCGTCATCATCGCGGAAGACGTCGAAGGTGAAGCGCTCGCGACTCTCGTCGTCAACAAGCTGCGCGGAACGTTCACGTCGGTTGCCGTCAAGGCGCCGGGCTTCGGTGATCGTCGCAAGGAAATGCTCAAGGACATCGCCACCCTCACGGGCGGCACGGTCGTCAGCGAAGAGCTTGGTCTAAAGCTCGACAAAGTGACGCCGGATCTGCTGGGTCAAGCCAAAACGGTCAAGATCACGAAGGAAGAGACCACGATCGTTGACGGTGCCGGCAAGAGCGATGCCATCAAGGGCCGCATCGAAATGATCAAGCGTCAGATCGATGAGACCGACAGCGATTTCGATCGCGAGAAGCTGCAAGAGCGTCTTGCCAAGCTCTCAGGCGGCGTCGCAGTCATTCAAGTCGGTGCAGCCACCGAGACTGAACTCAAAGAGAAGAAGCATCGCATCGAGGATGCACTTTCGGCAACGCGTGCAGCGGTGCAAGAAGGCATGATCCCCGGCGGTGGTGCCTCGCTCATCCACGCGCTCAAAGAGCTCGACAAGAAAGTCGCAACTCTTAGCGGTGGCGAGCAACGGATCGGCTTCGACATCATTCGTCGTGCGCTCGAAGAGCCCACGCGACAGATCGCCGAGAACGCCGGCTTTGAGGGCAGCGTTGAGGTCAACCGCGTCAAGCAAGCGAAGGCTCCGATGGGCTTCGATGCGATGAGCGGCGAGATCGTCGACATGTTCAAGCAAGGCATCGTTGAGCCGTTCAAGGTCACGCGTTCGGCACTGCAAAACGCAGCGTCGATCGGTTCGCTGATCCTGACGACGGAAACGCTGATTGCCGACAAGCCCGAGCCCAAGAAAGACGCCGGTGGTCCTCCCGGTGGCGGCATGGGCGGCTACGACGGAATGATGTAA